The Citrifermentans bemidjiense Bem genome window below encodes:
- a CDS encoding elongator complex protein 3: MSVVPFFIPHLGCPHRCVFCDQEKVAGASGGLPAPAELLARVAQYAEKARGRDLEAAFYGGTFTALPRADQERLLSPLQPLLAQGALKSLRVSTRPDSVDADTASFLKSFGVATVELGVQSMDAEVLRLSGRGHDAASVESAVAALKEADIEVGIQLMPGLPGDSPARSLNSLSRVLALSPSFLRIYPTLVISGTELSRMYEAGSYHPLSLQDAVSLCKEMLVAANRESIPVIRMGLQPTAELEAPGVVLAGPYHPAFRQLVESELCFDQMSRLLSALPRGSRVSFVVPKGKTSDLVGQKRENLSRIRRLFQTDVVAVREDPSLAPHTVSVEWDGGAMSAGL, from the coding sequence GTGAGCGTCGTCCCCTTCTTCATCCCGCACCTGGGCTGTCCGCACCGCTGCGTCTTCTGCGACCAGGAAAAGGTGGCGGGCGCCTCGGGTGGGCTTCCGGCGCCGGCCGAACTCTTGGCGCGGGTCGCGCAGTACGCGGAAAAGGCGCGCGGCAGGGACCTGGAGGCCGCCTTCTACGGCGGGACCTTTACCGCCCTTCCCCGCGCCGACCAGGAGCGGCTCCTCTCCCCGCTGCAGCCGCTTCTGGCTCAAGGCGCGCTGAAGTCGTTGCGGGTCTCCACCCGGCCCGACTCGGTAGATGCCGATACCGCCTCCTTTTTGAAAAGCTTCGGCGTCGCTACTGTCGAACTGGGGGTGCAGTCCATGGACGCCGAGGTGCTGAGGCTCTCCGGGCGCGGCCATGATGCAGCTAGCGTCGAATCCGCGGTGGCAGCACTTAAGGAAGCGGACATCGAGGTCGGCATCCAGCTCATGCCCGGGCTCCCCGGTGACTCCCCCGCCCGCTCGCTGAATTCCCTCTCACGCGTGCTGGCGCTTTCCCCCTCCTTTTTGCGCATCTATCCCACGCTGGTCATCTCCGGGACCGAGCTTTCCCGCATGTACGAAGCCGGAAGCTATCACCCCCTCTCCCTGCAGGATGCCGTCAGCCTCTGCAAGGAGATGCTCGTGGCGGCGAACCGGGAGAGTATCCCGGTAATACGCATGGGACTGCAGCCTACGGCCGAACTGGAGGCGCCGGGAGTGGTTCTGGCCGGCCCTTATCACCCGGCGTTTCGCCAGCTGGTGGAAAGCGAGCTCTGCTTCGACCAGATGAGCCGGCTACTGTCGGCCCTTCCCCGCGGTAGCCGGGTCAGCTTCGTGGTGCCTAAGGGGAAGACATCGGACCTGGTGGGGCAGAAACGGGAGAACCTTTCCCGGATACGGCGCCTGTTCCAGACAGATGTCGTCGCCGTGCGCGAGGACCCTTCCCTTGCGCCGCACACAGTATCGGTGGAGTGGGACG
- the rnc gene encoding ribonuclease III yields MSDMLHDPLEGIEGRLGYRFSDRGLLVEALTHRTYVNEAGGRDNQRLEFFGDAVLDFLLSDMLLVRFPDSREGELTRIRAALVDEASLGKIASELDLGQALRLGRGEEKGGGRQKRSLLADAFEALLAALYLDGGLDPARRVVEALFAPLLSSRDLLSGRDAKTELQETARLFKGELPRYQLKQVTGPDHDKRFTVEVYLGEELMGEGVGRTKKEAEQDAARAAFLLLKGEG; encoded by the coding sequence ATGAGCGACATGCTGCATGACCCCCTGGAGGGGATCGAGGGGCGCCTAGGCTACCGGTTCAGCGACCGCGGTCTTTTGGTAGAGGCGCTGACCCATCGTACCTACGTCAACGAGGCGGGGGGAAGGGACAACCAGCGCCTCGAGTTCTTCGGCGACGCCGTGCTCGACTTTTTGCTCTCCGACATGCTGCTGGTGCGTTTCCCCGACAGCCGGGAAGGGGAGTTGACAAGGATTCGGGCGGCGCTGGTGGATGAGGCGAGCCTGGGGAAGATCGCTTCGGAGCTCGACCTCGGGCAGGCGCTGCGTCTCGGGCGCGGCGAAGAGAAAGGGGGAGGGAGGCAGAAACGCTCGCTTCTGGCCGATGCCTTCGAGGCGCTTTTGGCCGCGCTCTATCTCGACGGCGGCCTGGACCCGGCGCGCCGGGTGGTCGAGGCGCTTTTCGCGCCGCTATTGTCCAGCCGCGACCTCCTCTCCGGACGCGACGCAAAGACCGAGCTGCAGGAAACAGCGAGACTCTTCAAGGGGGAGCTCCCCCGTTACCAGTTGAAACAGGTCACCGGCCCGGACCACGACAAGCGCTTTACCGTCGAGGTCTACCTTGGCGAGGAGCTGATGGGTGAGGGGGTAGGGAGGACCAAGAAGGAGGCGGAGCAGGATGCCGCCCGCGCAGCCTTTCTACTTTTGAAGGGGGAGGGGTGA
- the tmk gene encoding dTMP kinase yields MGFFITFEGIEGCGKTTQLRLLKERLEAAGEKVTVTREPGGCPVADQMRAILLDAKNSAITPLAELLLYAAARAQHVQEVIVPALERGETVLCDRFTDATVAYQGHGRGLDLTVIEELNTLATGRVQPALTVLIDCPVEVGLSRALARIEATSGAKEERFERESLLFHQKVRNGYLTLAAAFPERFVVVDGSGDVRQTGLLVAEALRQRMQSLGKAGLAAVKAGC; encoded by the coding sequence ATGGGCTTTTTCATTACATTTGAAGGTATAGAAGGGTGCGGCAAGACCACCCAGCTGAGGCTTTTGAAGGAGCGTCTGGAAGCTGCGGGCGAGAAGGTGACCGTGACCCGGGAGCCTGGAGGGTGCCCGGTCGCCGACCAGATGCGCGCCATCCTGCTGGATGCCAAAAACAGCGCCATCACCCCTTTGGCTGAACTCCTTTTGTACGCGGCGGCCCGGGCGCAGCACGTGCAGGAAGTCATCGTCCCAGCGCTTGAGCGTGGCGAGACGGTCCTTTGCGACCGCTTTACCGACGCGACCGTCGCCTACCAGGGGCACGGCAGGGGTCTCGACCTCACCGTCATCGAAGAACTCAACACCCTTGCCACCGGGAGGGTGCAGCCGGCGCTCACCGTGCTCATCGACTGCCCGGTGGAAGTGGGACTTTCCCGCGCCCTGGCCCGGATCGAGGCGACCAGCGGGGCGAAGGAAGAACGTTTCGAGCGCGAGTCCCTGCTCTTCCACCAAAAGGTACGCAACGGCTACCTGACGCTGGCGGCCGCTTTCCCGGAACGCTTCGTGGTTGTCGACGGCTCGGGAGACGTGCGGCAGACCGGGCTCCTCGTCGCAGAGGCCCTTCGCCAGAGGATGCAGAGCCTTGGCAAGGCCGGACTCGCAGCAGTCAAGGCAGGGTGCTAG
- the holB gene encoding DNA polymerase III subunit delta' — translation MPFSEVLGQDLAVSVLRRSIAMNRVSHAYLFSGIEGCGKKKTALAFVQAVFCGRDEACGVCSSCRKIASGQHPDLHILEPDGAFIKIDQVRELQKELSYRPFEAPKKACIIDGADKFNLASGNALLKTLEEPPGNALMILIATERSTVLQTILSRCQALTFQPLPAALIEERLVREQFPAEAARVAATLCGGSLRRGIEIATDGVLEGRVRFLERVLALELKDIAKLFAAAEEFAADKEGLPGLLELLLSFLRDVLIYRSAPEALANADLAQLVEREASRCREGRVMELIEQLAAMRRMLARNVNARLALEVFFMKLATR, via the coding sequence ATGCCTTTTTCCGAGGTACTCGGCCAGGACTTGGCCGTATCCGTGCTCAGGCGCTCCATCGCCATGAACCGCGTTTCCCACGCCTACCTCTTCTCCGGAATCGAGGGGTGCGGGAAGAAAAAGACCGCCCTGGCCTTCGTGCAGGCGGTCTTCTGCGGCCGCGACGAAGCCTGCGGCGTCTGCTCCTCCTGCCGCAAGATCGCCTCGGGGCAGCACCCGGACCTGCACATCCTGGAGCCCGACGGCGCGTTCATCAAGATCGACCAGGTGCGTGAGCTGCAAAAAGAGCTATCCTACCGCCCCTTCGAGGCTCCCAAGAAGGCGTGCATCATCGACGGGGCCGACAAGTTCAACCTCGCCTCAGGCAACGCGCTCCTGAAGACGCTGGAGGAACCGCCGGGGAACGCCCTGATGATCCTGATCGCCACGGAGCGCTCGACTGTGCTGCAGACCATCCTGTCGCGCTGCCAGGCGCTCACCTTTCAGCCGCTTCCGGCCGCGCTCATCGAGGAGCGGCTGGTGAGGGAGCAGTTCCCGGCGGAGGCGGCGCGGGTGGCCGCCACCCTTTGCGGGGGGAGTCTCAGAAGGGGAATCGAGATCGCCACCGACGGCGTGCTCGAAGGTAGGGTGAGGTTCCTGGAGCGGGTGCTCGCCCTGGAGCTTAAAGATATTGCCAAGCTTTTCGCCGCGGCCGAGGAGTTCGCGGCCGACAAAGAAGGGCTCCCTGGGCTTTTGGAGCTGCTGCTCTCGTTTTTGAGGGACGTGCTGATCTACCGCTCAGCCCCGGAGGCCTTGGCCAACGCGGACCTGGCGCAACTGGTGGAGCGGGAGGCGTCCCGCTGCCGCGAGGGACGGGTGATGGAGCTGATCGAGCAGTTGGCGGCAATGCGCCGGATGCTCGCCCGCAACGTGAACGCGCGGCTCGCCCTGGAAGTTTTCTTCATGAAGCTTGCGACGCGCTAG